A window of Babylonia areolata isolate BAREFJ2019XMU chromosome 2, ASM4173473v1, whole genome shotgun sequence contains these coding sequences:
- the LOC143300162 gene encoding uncharacterized protein LOC143300162, with protein sequence MEFPVGPSALRMVTYRAFCFVILLTSSVRSRGVTSRPMTSSALAGSHLLFYLAVEKELVPQTEDLAQRALFLLQTQCHTLNKSTSQCMTEAEQLPAIPALGDFPSQKTLRKEGTKIFTKCLLKEAHANVHKLERLAEEEAGEGPKALTDLITHMAATRRHLKAQIESLYRLRIRERKYAALKTTKYRYLKRPRIKGGNCPAQAQDCATMSDYRLRLLYTLYSRLLRINHVLDYTVQLSWSAVERKSS encoded by the exons GTCCCTCCGCCCTGCGCATGGTGACGTACCGGGCCTTCTGCTTCGTCATCCTGCTGACGTCATCGGTCCGGTCCCGCGGCGTGACGTCACGGCCCATGACGTCCTCGGCGCTGGCGGGCAGCCACCTTCTGTTCTACCTGGCGGTGGAGAAGGAGCTGGTGCCGCAGACAGAAGACCTGGCCCAGCGGGCATTGTTTCTGCTGCAGAcacag TGCCACACTCTGAACAAGTCCACCAGCCAGTGCATGACGGAAGCAGAACAACTGCCCGCCATTCCCGCCCTGGGTGACTTCCCTTCCCAGAAAACTCTCCGCAAAGAAGGCACGAAAATCTTCACCAAG TGTCTGCTGAAGGAGGCTCACGCCAACGTGCACAAGCTGGAGAGGCTGGCGGAGGAGGAGGCCGGAGAAGGGCCTAAGGCCCTGACAGACCTCATTACCCACATGGCCGCCACAAGGCGACATCTCAAGGCACAG ATCGAGTCCTTGTACCGTCTACGAATTCGCGAGAGGAAGTACGCCGCTCTGAAGACAACGAAGTACAGATACCTGAAACGACCAAGAATCAAGGGCGGTAACTGTCCGGCACAGGCGCAGGACTGTGCCACAATGTCAGACTACCGCCTTCGTCTCCTCTACACGCTGTACTCACGACTGCTACGTATAAATCACGTCCTGGACTACACAGTGCAACTCTCCTGGTCGGCTGTTGAACGCAAGTCGTCATGA